A genomic segment from Gossypium hirsutum isolate 1008001.06 chromosome D04, Gossypium_hirsutum_v2.1, whole genome shotgun sequence encodes:
- the LOC121215934 gene encoding O-acyltransferase WSD1 isoform X2 has translation MNIGSEAQNRNMVNELNVDEGEYSEPVSPTGQYFNSSELSICVLAVLDSDIPIDDSPALALLKDVFLPINPRFSSLMVKDENGVKQWKKVEVKLEDHVNIPNFPPGLSPESYDNHLSNYLSKIAMEQLPHNRPLWNIHIIKYPTSNAAGNLIFKLHHSLGDGFSLMGALLSCLQRADNPSVPLTFPSLTSAPTTPSLSLKTNCIFKNIPNVLWSAFNTVSDFGWSLLKSSYVEDDISLIRSGGPGVEFKPIVVSTMTFSLDHIKQIKTKLGVTINDVITGIIFFGTRLYMQGGSNKLNNENSTALVLLNTRNIGGYKSVKEMVKPNPESAWGNQFGFLHVSLPGLTTVQSCKPLDFVWKAQKLIQRKRNSRAVFLTGQLLECLRKFTGPEWNEWHWLIIQLKACTLWWSAYLRV, from the exons ATGAACATTGGAAGTGAAGCTCAAAATAGAAACATGGTGAATGAGTTGAATGTAGATGAAGGTGAGTATTCAGAGCCAGTTAGTCCCACTGGTCAGTATTTCAACAGCTCAGAGCTGTCCATTTGTGTTCTTGCTGTTTTGGACTCCGATATCCCTATCGATGATTCCCCAGCCTTGGCTTTGCTTAAAGATGTCTTCCTTCCCATTAATCCTCGCTTCTCTTCTCTCATG GTTAAAGATGAAAATGGAGTAAAGCAGTGGAAGAAGGTTGAAGTAAAGCTAGAAGATCATGTAAACATCCCTAATTTCCCACCAGGATTATCACCAGAATCTTATGACAACCATCTAAGCAACTATCTGTCCAAAATAGCAATGGAACAACTCCCACATAACAGGCCACTATGGAACATTCATATCATCAAGTACCCAACTAGCAATGCAGCTGGTAATCTAATATTCAAGCTCCATCACTCACTGGGTGACGGCTTTTCTCTCATGGGTGCTCTTCTTTCTTGTCTACAAAGAGCGGACAACCCTTCGGTTCCATTGACATTCCCTTCACTTACTTCAGCCCCCACAACCCCAAGTCTTTCTCTCAAGACCAACTGCATCTTCAAGAACATTCCTAATGTCTTATGGTCCGCTTTCAACACCGTATCAGATTTTGGGTGGAGCCTGTTGAAAAGCAGCTATGTTGAAGATGATATTAGTTTGATAAGATCCGGGGGCCCTGGTGTAGAGTTCAAGCCAATTGTAGTTTCAACAATGACATTTTCACTTGATCACATCAAACAAATCAAGACCAAGCTTGGAGTG ACAATAAATGATGTAATTACGGGGATAATTTTCTTTGGGACTCGATTATACATGCAAGGAGGAAGCAATAAGTTGAATAATGAAAATTCAACAGCCCTTGTGTTGCTCAATACTAGGAACATTGGAGGGTACAAATCAGTGAAGGAGATGGTGAAACCCAATCCTGAGTCAGCGTGGGGAAACCAGTTCGGGTTCTTGCATGTTTCACTGCCTGGATTGACCACTGTTCAATCTTGCAAACCTCTTGATTTTGTTTGGAAAGCTCAGAAACTTATCCAGAGAAAGCGAAACTCCAGAGCTGTTTTTCTTACTGGTCAGCTGCTAGAGTGTTTGAGGAAGTTTACAGGGCCCGAG